Proteins from a genomic interval of Lactococcus protaetiae:
- the trhA gene encoding PAQR family membrane homeostasis protein TrhA, whose protein sequence is MKTYESKTYQILNEVFNAITHGAGTILAIVALILLILKGVESGSALEVTAFSIYGAALIILFLCSTLAHSLHFTRAVKVFRVFDHNGIYFLIAGTYTPYCLVALNNWLGWIVLTIIWICAILGIVLTSIYLPKWGKTPKLSTILYVVMGWMILIEIYPLWNALNPLAFWLLVIGGVIYSVGALIYHFKFPFAHVVWHLFVLVAAALMFISVYGFVG, encoded by the coding sequence ATGAAAACTTATGAATCAAAAACTTATCAAATCCTAAATGAAGTCTTCAACGCAATTACTCACGGGGCGGGAACTATTTTAGCTATCGTAGCACTTATTTTACTCATTTTGAAAGGCGTTGAATCGGGTTCCGCACTTGAAGTTACAGCTTTTTCAATTTATGGTGCTGCCTTAATCATTCTATTTCTTTGCTCTACCCTTGCTCATAGTTTACATTTTACACGAGCAGTCAAGGTCTTTCGTGTCTTTGACCATAATGGCATTTATTTTTTAATCGCTGGAACTTACACCCCTTATTGCCTTGTCGCGCTCAATAATTGGCTCGGTTGGATTGTACTTACTATCATTTGGATATGTGCCATTCTAGGTATTGTACTGACCTCAATTTATCTACCAAAATGGGGAAAAACACCAAAACTCTCTACAATTTTATATGTCGTGATGGGTTGGATGATTTTGATTGAGATTTATCCGCTTTGGAATGCTCTGAATCCACTGGCGTTCTGGTTATTAGTTATCGGTGGTGTCATCTATTCTGTTGGGGCTCTTATTTATCACTTCAAATTCCCCTTTGCTCACGTTGTTTGGCATCTCTTCGTTCTCGTTGCAGCAGCCCTCATGTTTATTTCTGTCTATGGATTTGTGGGCTAA
- a CDS encoding GDSL-type esterase/lipase family protein yields MISITIFGDSITAGYSREAGMPRIAPILKERLEARLTELQVQSEVLLCGVCGEDTDEALLRLKVVIDLQSDWTILFFGANDAATDHTVSPERFYKNLQVMVENFGVDKVVIVSPPYHNDRVENQLRNNELVHQFCESAKRVASDFEVPFLNLYQEMCETKEPEQLLQSDGLHFSRQGYELLAEKLSLLLANL; encoded by the coding sequence ATGATAAGTATTACGATTTTTGGAGATAGTATCACAGCAGGATATAGTCGTGAAGCAGGAATGCCACGAATTGCTCCTATTCTAAAAGAGAGGCTTGAAGCAAGACTGACAGAGCTTCAAGTTCAAAGTGAGGTCTTGCTTTGTGGTGTGTGTGGTGAGGATACTGATGAGGCGCTACTTCGTCTGAAAGTTGTGATAGATTTACAAAGTGATTGGACGATTCTCTTTTTTGGAGCAAATGATGCTGCCACTGATCACACAGTTTCTCCGGAGCGTTTTTATAAAAATCTTCAAGTGATGGTAGAGAATTTTGGAGTGGATAAGGTTGTCATTGTTAGCCCGCCTTATCATAATGATAGGGTAGAAAACCAGTTGAGAAATAATGAACTCGTTCATCAATTTTGCGAATCTGCAAAACGTGTCGCTAGTGATTTTGAGGTTCCATTCCTCAATCTTTATCAGGAAATGTGTGAAACAAAAGAACCAGAGCAGTTGTTACAGAGTGATGGTCTGCATTTTTCAAGACAAGGCTATGAGTTACTAGCAGAGAAACTCTCATTACTTCTGGCTAATTTGTAA
- the pgmB gene encoding beta-phosphoglucomutase: MFKAVLFDLDGVITDTAEYHFRAWKALAEEIGIDGVDRAFNEQLKGVSREDSLKKILALGNKTVSDEAFASLAKRKNDNYVEMIQDVSPQDVYPGILTLLKDLRSHGIKIALASASKNGPFLLERMGLTDYFDAIADPSEVAASKPAPDIFIAAAHAVGVNPEDSIGLEDSQAGIQAIKDSGALAIGVGRPEDLGEDIVVVPDTSHYTFDFLKETFEK, encoded by the coding sequence ATGTTTAAAGCAGTTTTATTTGACTTGGATGGTGTAATTACAGATACAGCAGAGTACCATTTCCGAGCTTGGAAGGCATTGGCAGAGGAAATAGGAATTGACGGTGTGGATCGTGCATTTAATGAACAGTTGAAAGGTGTTTCCAGAGAAGATTCTCTGAAAAAAATTTTGGCGTTAGGAAATAAAACAGTGTCAGATGAAGCGTTTGCATCGCTTGCGAAACGTAAAAATGATAACTACGTTGAAATGATTCAAGATGTATCGCCTCAAGATGTTTATCCAGGTATTTTGACTTTGTTGAAAGACTTGCGGAGTCATGGGATTAAAATTGCCCTAGCATCTGCATCTAAAAATGGTCCATTTTTGTTGGAGAGAATGGGTTTGACAGATTATTTTGATGCGATTGCAGACCCGTCAGAAGTTGCGGCTTCAAAACCAGCTCCAGATATTTTCATTGCGGCAGCGCACGCAGTAGGTGTTAATCCAGAGGATTCCATTGGCTTAGAGGACTCTCAAGCTGGGATTCAGGCGATTAAGGATTCTGGGGCATTGGCGATTGGTGTTGGTCGTCCAGAAGATTTGGGAGAGGATATTGTTGTTGTGCCGGACACTTCACATTATACGTTTGATTTTTTGAAAGAAACTTTTGAAAAATGA